In Nocardioides daphniae, the DNA window GCGGGGCGCAGGCGCGTCATCTTGGCCAGCGCCTCCTGCACGGCGGCGTGCCGCGCGATCCCTGCGGTGTCGACGTCGGAGCCGTCGAGGCTATCCACGGCACCGCTCAGCGACGCGGTCCCGGTCCGGGCCCGCTGGCCGATGTTGCGCAGCTGGGCGATCCGGGTGGCGGCGGCGAGGTCGGCGGTGAGCCGCTTCGTACGCCGCTGGCCGCTCGCAGTGGCCGCGTCGCCGACGGTCGTGTCGATCTCCTCAACCAGCGCGGGGCCGGGCAGGCCCTCGGTGCTGCCGCCCGCGGTCCTGATGTCGGCCTCCACGCCGGAGAGCGCCTCGAGGCCCGACCTGAGGTCGCCGCGGGCCTCGCCCCAGGCGCCGTACTGCTCGTCGGCGATCCCGGTCAGCCCCTGGGCGGCGCGGGAGACCTCGAGCTGGGCGGCGACCGCGCGACGGACCGCGTCGCCGAGCTTGGTGCCGCGGCCGTTGGCGGTGGCGCGGGTGTCCTCGAGCAGCGTGGTGGCCTGCTCGAAGTCCTTGCCCGCCACGGCCAGGTCGTCGGTCGACTCGGCGGAGACCAGCTTGGTCGAGGCGTTCATGAAGGCGCCGTGGGAGGCCTCGAAGGCCTCGCGCACCGGCTCGTCCTGGCTGCTCTGCCACCAGAACCAGCCGCCGCCGAGCAGGGCGGCGACCAGGGCCAGGGTGAGCACGACGGCCAGGCCGCGGCGCGACCTGCGGGGCGCCTCCTCGGTGTCGTACGCCGTCGGCGTCACCGCGGTCTCGGTGGCCGTGGGCGCTGCCGCCGTCGCTGTCGACACCGACGACGCCGCGGGGACGAACGTGGTGGTCGGGGCCGGGACGGGGACGGAGGTCGTGGCGGGCTCGAGCGGCGCGGGGGCCGCAGGCGCGCTGGGCTCGGCCGTCGGCCAGGCGTGGCTGCTCGGGGTGGCGGCCAGGTCGAACTGGGTCGCGTCGGCATCGGCGGGCTCGTCGTCCGAGTCCGGCGCGTAGGCGGTGTCGGCGTCGGAGCCGTCGAGCTCGGCGATCGCCTCGTCGGTGAGGGCAGGACGCTCGTTGGTGTCGCCCAGGGCGCCGTCGGCGGGGTCCTCAGCGGGAACATCGGTGGGGTCCTCGGCGGCGTCGTCCACGGGGTCCTCGTCGAGCCACCAGGCCGCGGGGGCCTCGGCCTGCGGCTCCTCGGCCTGCGGCTCCTCGGCCTGCGGCTCCTCGGTCGGCGGCTCCTCGGTCTGCGGCTCCTCGGCGGCGGCCTCGGGCTCGGCCTCCGGCTCCTCGGCGCTCGACGACGTCATCAACCGGTCGGGCACGACGAAGGAGGAGTCGATGCCGGGCGCTGCCGGCGTCTTCTCGGCAGGCGTCTCGGTCGGCGTCAGGTCGTCGGGACGGGACAGCAGGGAGCCGGTCGCGAGCGGCGCGTCGGGCGTACCGGCGTCGGGGCCGCGGTTCCAGGCGGGCTTGAAGAGGCCGGTGTCCCACAGGCCCGGGGGGATCGCGATCGTCGCGGTGTCGTCGGCACGCGGGGCTGCCGGGCACGCGTGGTCGCCGCCCGCCGTCACTGCGCCGCAGTCCGGGCAGGTCTCAGTGCGGCTGTCCTTGTTGTCCATGGGTCCTTCCCCCGTACTTCCCAGCTGACTGGGGTGAAAAATACCCGCGCCCCGCTCCCGGCGGGGGACAAGTGCTCCAGATATTGCCAACTCGCCGCGGCTGCGGAGACCCGGTGGGCACCTCGCGTCGATGGGACGAGGGTGCCACTCCGTCACACAAAGTTCACCAAACGGCTGGGATTTCACGCTCAGGGGGACTGTTGCGGAGCGCCAAAGTTGGTACGCTCCTTCACGCAAAAGGTGCAAGTTCCAGCTGGTAGACGCCTGCGGAGTTTGTGATCCAACGGCGTTCCCTTCTTCGGGCCCGAAAGAGTCTGCAAGTCGGAGCGACGTGTCACCGCATCTGATGTGGGTCCGTCGAGGTGACGGACTCTCGCCCCGACTAAGGAGTACAAGAGCAATGGCTCAGGGCACCGTGAAGTGGTTCAACGCTGAGAAGGGCTTCGGCTTCATCGCGCAGGAGGACGGCGGCGACGACGTCTTCGTGCACTACTCGGCGATCCAGTCGCAGGGCTACAAGTCCCTCGACGAGAACCAGAAGGTCGAGTTCGACGTCACCCAGGGCCCCAGGGCCCCCAGGCGGAGAACGTCCGTCCCCTCTGATCCCGTAGGACGCACCTGTCCTCGATCAGTGCCGAGGCCTCGCCCGACAGGGCGGGGCCTCGGTCCATTTCGCCCCCGGCGACGGCCTCCGAAGGCCCACTTTCCTGAATCTGTCAAGGGTCACTGTGGGGGGTTCTCTCCACCCTCAGATGGGGGAGATTTCGGGGATTCGTCGTTTATGGGAGGCATGTCGGGGCAGGCTTGTGGCTGGAAGACGCGGTGGTCATCTGGAAGACTCGGTGACTCGTCAGCACGCGTACACACGGGTCAGAGAGCATGGAGGAGGTCCAAGGGTGATCGATCCCTTCGACGTCACGCTCGAGGACGGCGACCTCATGGGCGAGGTCGAGTTGACGACCAACCTCATCGTCGCCGCCAGTGAGTCCGACGGCCCGCTGAGTCGGGACGAGATCGACCGCTTGCTCGGAGTGGTCCCGATCCCGCGCCAACGCTGACGGCACCCCCACAGCACTGCAACCCCTGCCCGGTCTCCGGGCGGGGGTTGTCTGCTTTCCGCGGGTTGCCGCCCTTGAACTTGATACCCCCTGGGGGTATACAAGAGTCATGGCCCACGGATACCTCAGCGACAAGCGCGCCCACCTCGCCCGCCTGAAGCGGATCGAGGGTCAGGTGCGCGGCCTGCAGCGCATGGTCGAGGAGGAGCAGTACTGCATCGACATCCTCACCCAGGTCTCCGCGGTGACGAAGGCGCTGGAGTCGGTCAGCCTGGCCCTGCTCAACGAGCACATGAACCACTGCGTCGTCTCCGCCGCCCGAGCCGGTGACGAGGAGGCCGGCGCCAAGATCGACGAGGTCATGGCCGCGATCACCCGCCTCGTCAAGTGACGGCCCCACGCACGGAGTCCACGCCACCGAGCCCACCCCACCCACACCCCACTCACCAACCACCTCTTCAGGAGCACCCCATGAGCACCGCCACCTACACCGTCTCCGGCATGACCTGCGGCCACTGCGTCGCCTCCGTCAAGGAGGAGGTCGGCGAGGTCCCCGGCGTCACCGACGTCGAGGTGGTCCTCGAGACCGGACAGCTGACCGTGACCTCCGACGAGCCCGTCGACGCCGCAGCGGTCTCCGCCGCCGTGGCGGAGGCCGGCTACCAGCTGGTCTGAGGGGGGTGACGACGATGAGCACGCCGCTGCGCCTCGCCGCCTTCGCCGCCGCGCTCGTCGTCGTCTTCGGGCTGGCCTTCGGCGCAGGCGCCCTGGTCGACGACGGCAGCCCCGAGCCCGACCGGCCCACCCACACGCCCACCCAGGGCCCCACCCCGTCGATGCCTGAGGAGAGCCACGACCATGTCGACTGACACCTCCACCGAGCTCGAGATCTCCGGCATGACCTGCGCCTCGTGCGCCAACCGGATCGAGCGCAAGCTCAACAAGCTCGACGGGGTCGAGGCCACGGTCAACTACGCGACCGAGAAGGCCCGCGTACGCCACCCCGACGGCCTCGACCTCGACGTGCTGCTGGCGACGGTCGAGGCCGCCGGCTACAGCGCCGCGCTGCCGGCCCCGCCGGAGCCCGCGCCCGGCGAGGTGGTCGGGGGAGGGGCCAGCGTCGACCGCCGTGACCTCGAGCTGGAGCAGCTGCGCCAACGCCTGGTCGTCTCGGCGTTGCTCAGCGTGCCGGTGATCCTGATGGCGATGGTGCCTCCGCTGCAGTTCACCCACTGGCAGTGGGCCTCGCTGACCCTGGCCGCACCGGTCGTGGTCTGGGGCGCCTGGCCCTTCCACCGGGCGGCCTGGGCCAACCTGCGCCACGCCACCGCGACCATGGACACCCTGGTCTCCGTCGGCGTGCTGGCCGCCTTCGGGTGGTCGCTCTACGCGCTCTTCCTCGGCAGCGCCGGAGACCCCGGGATGACCCACCCCTTCGAGCTCACCATCGAGCGCGGCGACGCCACGATGAACATCTACCTCGAGGTCGCCGCCGGGGTCACCACCTTCCTGCTGGCCGGGCGCTGGTTCGAGAAGCGCGCCAAGCGCCAGTCCGGCGCAGCCCTGCGCGCCCTGCTGGAGCTGGGGGCCAAGGACGTACGCCTGCTGCGCGACGGCGTCGAGACGCTCGTGCCCGTGGGGGAGCTGCGGGTCGGCGACGAGTTCGTCGTACGCCCCGGCGAGAAGGTCGCCACCGACGGCGAGGTCGTCGACGGCATCTCCGCGATCGACACCTCCACCGTCACCGGGGAGTCGGTGCCCCGCGAGGTCGGCCCCGGCGACGCCGTGACCGGCGCCTGCGTCAACGCGCACGGCCGCCTCGTGGTGCGCGCCACCAGGGTCGGCGCCGACACGCAGCTGGCCCAGATGGCCCGCCTGGTCGAGGACGCGCAGTCGGGCAAGGCCGAGGTGCAGCGGCTCGCCGACCGGGTGTCGGGGATCTTCGTGCCGCTCGTGCTGCTGCTCGCCGCCGGCACCCTCGGCTGGTGGCTGGGCTCCGGCGCGGGCGCCACCGCTGCCTTCACGGCCGCCGTCGCGGTCCTGATCGTCGCCTGCCCCTGCGCGCTCGGCCTGGCCACCCCGACCGCGCTGCTGGTCGGCACCGGCCGCGGCGCCCAGATGGGCATCCTGATCAAGGGGCCCGAGACCCTGGAGTCGACCCGCCGTGTCGACACCGTCGTGCTCGACAAGACCGGCACCGTCACCACCGGCGTGATGTCGCTCGTCGACGTCGTCGCCGCGCCGGGGGAGGACGTCGTACGGCTGCAGCGCTGGGCCGCGGCCGTCGAGGCGGGCTCGGAGCACCCGATCGCCCGGGCCGTCGTCGAGGGCACGCCGGAGCCCGCGGCGGCCACCGCCGTCACCGGCCTCCCCGGCCTCGGAGCGCGGGGCGTGGTCGAGGGCGTCGAGGTCACCGTCGGACGTGCCTCGCTCTTCGCGACCGTGCCCACCGAGGTCGCCGAGGCCGTCGCCGCGGCGGAGGGCGACGGACGTACGCCCGTGGTCGCGGGCTGGGAGGGCGTCGCCCGCGGCGTGCTCGTCGTCTCCGACACCCTCAAGCCGGGAGCTGCCGAGGCGGTCCGCGCGCTGCGTGACCTGGGCCTGCGTCCGCTCCTGGTGACCGGCGACAACGAGGGGGCCGCCCGGGCGGTCGCTGCCGAGGTCGGCATCGACGAGGTGGTCGCCGGCGTCATGCCGAGCGAGAAGGTCGACGTGGTCGAGCGGCTCCGCGCCGAGGGCCGGGTCGTGGCGATGGTGGGCGACGGCGTCAACGACGCCCCCGCGCTGGCCTCCGCCGACCTGGGCCTGGCGATGGGTGCGGGCACCGACGTCGCGATCGAGGCGAGCGACCTGACGCTGGTCCGCGACGACCTGGCAGCGGCCGTCGACGCCGTCCGCCTGTCGCGCCGCACCCTGGCCACCATCAAGGGCAACCTCTTCTGGGCCTTCGCCTACAACGTCGCCGCCCTGCCGCTGGCCGCCGCCGGGCTGCTCAACCCGATGCTGGCCGGAGCGGCGATGGCCTTCTCGTCGGTCTTCGTGGTGACCAACTCGTTGAGGCTGCGCCGCTTCCGCTGACGGCCAGGTCGCCCCCCGGGTGTGCTGACATCCGGGGCCATGGGCTGTCACAGTGCTGCCATGGCGGCCATCGAGCTCTCCCAGATCGTCAAGACCTTCGGGCGGGTCCGCGCCCTCGACTCCTTCGACCTGCGGGTCGAGAGCGGCGAGGTGCACGGCTTCCTCGGCCCCAACGGCGCCGGCAAGTCCACCGCGATGCGGGTGCTGCTCGGCATGATCCGGGTCGACTCCGGCACCGCCCGCCTGCTCGGCGGCGACCCGTGGAGCCAGGCCGCCGAGCTGCACCGGCGGCTGGCGTACGTCCCGGGTGAGGTCGCGCTCTGGCCCAACCTCACCGGGGCGAGGTGATCGACCTGCTGGGGCGGATGCGGGGCGGGCTCGACGAGAGGCGCCGCGACGAGCTGATCGAGCGGTTCGAGCTCGACCCCACCCGCAAGGCGCGCGCCTACTCCAAGGGCAACCGGCAGAAGGTGGCCCTGGTCGCCGCCCTGGCGGCCCGCGTCGAGCTCTACCTCTTCGACGAGCCGACCGCCGGGCTCGACCCGATCAAGGAGGCCGAGTTCCAGTCGTGCGTGCACGAGATGCGCGCGGAGGGGGCCACCGTCCTGCTCTCCAGCCACATCCTGGCCGAGGTGGAGGCGCTGGCCGACAAAGTGACGATCATCCGCGAGGGCCGTGCCGTGCAGTCCGGCACCCTGGCGGCGCTGCGCAGCCACACGCGTACGACCGTGGTCGCCGAGACCACCCGACCCGCCGCCGAGCTCGCCTCGCTGCCGGGCGTGCACCACCTGCAGGCCGCCGACGGTCGGCTGCGGATGGAGGTCGACAGCGCCGAGCTCGACCGGGTGCTCCGCAGCCTCGCCGACCTGGGCGTGGTCGCGCTGCAGGCGCACCCGCCGACGCTGGAGGAGCTCTTCCTGAGGGAGTACGGCGACGAGGTCGCCTCGTCATGAGGGGCGCGGACACTGCCCCCGCGGTGGCCGGCCCGGTCGCGGGCACCTGGCCGCTGGTGCGGCTGCTGCTGCGCCGCGACCGGATCCGCCTGCCGGTCTGGCTGCTGGGGATCACCGCGGTCACGGGCGCCTCGGCCAACGCGGTCGTCGGCTTCTACGACACCCCGGCGAAGCGCGCCGGCTACGCCGCCACGGTGCAGGACAGTGCGGTCTCGCGCCTCTTCGGCGGGATCCCGCGTGACGCGGACACGATGGGCGGGATCATCTCGATCGAGGTGACCGCGGTGGCGGCGGTGGCGGCCGCCTTCATGGTGATCTTCCTGGTGGTGCGTCACACCCGCGGCGAGGAGGAGTCGGGGCGTGCGGAGCTGCTGCGCGCCACGGTCGTGGGCCGCCACGCCGCGTTGACGGCGACGCTGCTGGTCGCGGTCGGCGCCTCCGCGGTACTAGGGGCGCTGCTCGCCGCGATCCTGCTGACCGCAGGCGTGTCGGTCGACGCGGCGGTGCTGTTCGGCGCCGGCATGGTGGGCACCGGGCTGGTCTTCACGGCGGTGGCCGCGGTGGTGGCCCAGCTGGCGGGGCGGGCGCGCCGGGCACTCGGGCTGGCCTCGGGAGTGGTGCTGGTGGCCTTCCTGGTGCGTGGCTACGGCGCGATCGACGAGACCTGGTGGACCTGGGCCTCGCCGTTCGGCTGGCAGGACGAGCTGCGGCCCTTCGGCGACGAGGCGCGCTGGTGGCCGTTGGGCGTCTCGCTGCTCACGGCGGCCGTCGTGGGGGCGCTGGCGGCCTGGCTGGCGGCCCACCGTGACTTCGGGGCCGGGCTCCTCGCCGAGCGTCCCGGGTCGGCCCGGGGGTCGGCCTCGCTGGGCACCAGCGTCGGGTTGGCGTGGCGCCAGCAACGCGGCCTGTGGCTCAGCTGGGTCGTCGGGCTGGTGGTGCTGGGGGCGACCTTCGGCGGCATGAGCCGCGAGGTGCGCACGATGATCGCCTCCAACCCCGAGATCGCCGAGGTGGTACTGGGGGCGATCGACGACGTGGTGCTCGGCTACCTGGCCTACGTCGTCAACTTCACCGGCGTCGTGGTCGGGGCGTACGCCGTGGTCTCGGCGCTGCGGATGCGCCACGAGGAGGCCGGTGGCCAGACCGAGCTCGTGCTCGCCACCGGGGTCTCGCGACTGCGCTGGATGCTGGGGTGGGTCGTGGTGACGTGGGGTGCCACCGTGTCGGTGCTGGCCCTGGCCGGGCTCGCCACGGGCCTGACCTACGGGCTGGTGGACGACGACCTCGGCCAGGTCGACGACCTCTTCCGGGCGACGCTGGCCACGGCGCCGGCGGCGCTGCTGCTGGCCTCGGTGGTGGCCCTCCTGCACGGGTGGCTTCCCCGGTGGGCGGCGTGGGCGTGGCTCCCTGTGGTCTGGGCGGGCATCCAGGCCTACCTGGGTGACCTGCTGGACTTCCCGGAGTGGGTGCGCGGCCTGTCGCCCTACCACCACCTGGCCCTGCTGCCGGCCGAGGAGCTCGCCCTCACCCCTGCGCTGGTGCAGCTGGGGATCGCCGTCGTGCTGACGGCCGTCGGCGTGGTGGGACTGCTGCGCCGCGACCTCGGCTGACAGACTGGCCGCCATGGCCAGCTCGACGAACCAGAGCTCCGACATGCTGCCCGACGTCATCGCCGCCGGCGCCGTGGTCGTCCGCAAGGGCCCGGTCCGCAGCGACGGCACCCGGGAGCGGCAGGTGCTGCTCGTGCACCGCCCCCGCTACGACGACTGGTCCTTCCCCAAGGGCAAGCGCGACCCCGGTGAGCACGTCACCGCGTGCGCCGTGCGCGAGGTGCTCGAGGAGACCGGGCTGCGGGTCCGCCTCGGCGTGCCGCTGGCCGACCAGCGCTACCGGGTGGCCGGCGACCGGATGAAGACCGTGCACTACTGGATGGGCCGCGTCGTCGGCGACGACGACCTGTCGGGCTACGCCGCCAACCGCGAGATCGACGCCGTCGAGTGGGTCGACTGGTCGCAGGCCGAGCAGCGCATCTCCTACCGCCGCGACCGTGAGGTGCTCGCCGATGCCTGGCAGCACCGCCGCGCGACCACCCCGGTCGTGGTGCTGCGGCACGCGGTCGCCCTGGCCCGCAAGCAGTGGGACGGGGACGACCGCCTCCGTCCCCTGCTCCCCGAGGGCCACGGCCAGGCAGCCGAGCTGGTGCCGGTGCTGGCTGCGTACGGGGTGAAGGAGGTGGTGACCTCGTCGTCGACCCGCTGCCGCCAGACCGTCCAGCCGTACGCCGACGCGAGCGGCCGCAGGCTCCGCGCGGTCGACGTGCTCAGCGAGGAGGACGCGACGCCGCAGGGGGTCGCCGAGCTGCTCGACGAGGTCGTCCGGGCGCGACGCCCCGCGGTGGTCTGCACCCACCGACCGGTGCTCCCGAGCGTCTTCGAGGCGCTCGGCCTCCAGCCGGTCGCGTTGGAGAAGGGCGGCTTCGTGGTGCTCCACCACCGCCGCGGTGAGACCTGCGCCACGGAGATCTTCGCCTCCGGCTGAGGAGTTTCGCGAACGCCCGGCCTGCGTTCACCTCGCGTTCACCCACAGCCCCGCGACCGGTCACCTCGGCACTCCACGATCGTCTCGTCAACGTATGAGAGATCCAGGAGATCCGAAGTGAACCGCACTTCTCTGCGCCGTGGAATCGTCCCCGGCCTCGCCGTCATCACCCTCGCCCTCACCGGTTGTGCTGCCGGCAACGAGAGCGACGCCGCCTCCGAGGGTGACCTCGCCGGCACGCTCAACGGTGGTGGCGCCAGCTCGCAGGAGGCCGCCCAGAACGCCTGGCGCGCCGGCTTCCAGGAGCTGAACAGCGACGTCACCGTCAACTACGACCCCACCGGTTCGGGTGGCGGTCGTGAGGGCTTCACCTCGGGCGCCTTCGCCTTCGCCGGCTCCGACTCCTACCTCACCGACGACGAGGGTGAGCTGAGCGCCGCCAAGGAGCAGTGCGCCGCCGACCCGATCGAGATCCCGAACTACGTCTCGCCGATCGCGGTCATCTTCAACGTCGAGGGTGTCGACGAGCTCAACCTGACGCCGGCCGTCATCGCCGACATCTTCAACGACAAGATCAAGAAGTGGAACGACCCGGCGATCGCCGCGACCAACGAGGGCGTCGAGCTCCCGGACGCCAACATCACCGCCGTCCACCGCTCCGACGAGTCGGGCACCACCGGCAACTTCACTCACTACCTCTCGGTCGTGGCCGAGAAGAGCTGGACCCACGGCGAGGTCGAGACCTGGCCGATCAAGGCCGGCGAGGGCGCCAACGGCACCTCGGGCGTCGTCTCGGCGGTCACCAACGGCAAGAACTCCATCGGCTACGCCGACGCCTCGCAGGCCGGTGACCTCGGCACCGTCAACGTCCAGGTCGGTGACGACTTCGTCGGCCCGACCGCCGAGGCGGCGGCCAGGATCCTCGAGGTCTCCCCCCGCGTCGAGGGTCGCGCCGACTCGAGCCTCACCTTCGACCTCGACTACGAGACCGACGAGGCCGGGACCTACCCGATCGTGCTCACCTCGTACCTGATGGCCTGCCCCACCTACGAGGACGGCAAGACCGCCGACCTGGTCAAGGGCTACCTCAGCTACGTCCTGAGCGACGAGGGACAGAAGGCCGCCGCCGACACGGCCGGCTCCGCCCCGCTCTCGGCCGACTTGGCCGACG includes these proteins:
- the pstS gene encoding phosphate ABC transporter substrate-binding protein PstS; this encodes MNRTSLRRGIVPGLAVITLALTGCAAGNESDAASEGDLAGTLNGGGASSQEAAQNAWRAGFQELNSDVTVNYDPTGSGGGREGFTSGAFAFAGSDSYLTDDEGELSAAKEQCAADPIEIPNYVSPIAVIFNVEGVDELNLTPAVIADIFNDKIKKWNDPAIAATNEGVELPDANITAVHRSDESGTTGNFTHYLSVVAEKSWTHGEVETWPIKAGEGANGTSGVVSAVTNGKNSIGYADASQAGDLGTVNVQVGDDFVGPTAEAAARILEVSPRVEGRADSSLTFDLDYETDEAGTYPIVLTSYLMACPTYEDGKTADLVKGYLSYVLSDEGQKAAADTAGSAPLSADLADEARTLVEGIKAR
- a CDS encoding ATP-binding cassette domain-containing protein; protein product: MAAIELSQIVKTFGRVRALDSFDLRVESGEVHGFLGPNGAGKSTAMRVLLGMIRVDSGTARLLGGDPWSQAAELHRRLAYVPGEVALWPNLTGAR
- a CDS encoding metal-sensitive transcriptional regulator, whose translation is MAHGYLSDKRAHLARLKRIEGQVRGLQRMVEEEQYCIDILTQVSAVTKALESVSLALLNEHMNHCVVSAARAGDEEAGAKIDEVMAAITRLVK
- a CDS encoding heavy metal translocating P-type ATPase codes for the protein MSTDTSTELEISGMTCASCANRIERKLNKLDGVEATVNYATEKARVRHPDGLDLDVLLATVEAAGYSAALPAPPEPAPGEVVGGGASVDRRDLELEQLRQRLVVSALLSVPVILMAMVPPLQFTHWQWASLTLAAPVVVWGAWPFHRAAWANLRHATATMDTLVSVGVLAAFGWSLYALFLGSAGDPGMTHPFELTIERGDATMNIYLEVAAGVTTFLLAGRWFEKRAKRQSGAALRALLELGAKDVRLLRDGVETLVPVGELRVGDEFVVRPGEKVATDGEVVDGISAIDTSTVTGESVPREVGPGDAVTGACVNAHGRLVVRATRVGADTQLAQMARLVEDAQSGKAEVQRLADRVSGIFVPLVLLLAAGTLGWWLGSGAGATAAFTAAVAVLIVACPCALGLATPTALLVGTGRGAQMGILIKGPETLESTRRVDTVVLDKTGTVTTGVMSLVDVVAAPGEDVVRLQRWAAAVEAGSEHPIARAVVEGTPEPAAATAVTGLPGLGARGVVEGVEVTVGRASLFATVPTEVAEAVAAAEGDGRTPVVAGWEGVARGVLVVSDTLKPGAAEAVRALRDLGLRPLLVTGDNEGAARAVAAEVGIDEVVAGVMPSEKVDVVERLRAEGRVVAMVGDGVNDAPALASADLGLAMGAGTDVAIEASDLTLVRDDLAAAVDAVRLSRRTLATIKGNLFWAFAYNVAALPLAAAGLLNPMLAGAAMAFSSVFVVTNSLRLRRFR
- a CDS encoding NUDIX hydrolase, producing the protein MASSTNQSSDMLPDVIAAGAVVVRKGPVRSDGTRERQVLLVHRPRYDDWSFPKGKRDPGEHVTACAVREVLEETGLRVRLGVPLADQRYRVAGDRMKTVHYWMGRVVGDDDLSGYAANREIDAVEWVDWSQAEQRISYRRDREVLADAWQHRRATTPVVVLRHAVALARKQWDGDDRLRPLLPEGHGQAAELVPVLAAYGVKEVVTSSSTRCRQTVQPYADASGRRLRAVDVLSEEDATPQGVAELLDEVVRARRPAVVCTHRPVLPSVFEALGLQPVALEKGGFVVLHHRRGETCATEIFASG
- a CDS encoding ABC transporter permease; translation: MRGADTAPAVAGPVAGTWPLVRLLLRRDRIRLPVWLLGITAVTGASANAVVGFYDTPAKRAGYAATVQDSAVSRLFGGIPRDADTMGGIISIEVTAVAAVAAAFMVIFLVVRHTRGEEESGRAELLRATVVGRHAALTATLLVAVGASAVLGALLAAILLTAGVSVDAAVLFGAGMVGTGLVFTAVAAVVAQLAGRARRALGLASGVVLVAFLVRGYGAIDETWWTWASPFGWQDELRPFGDEARWWPLGVSLLTAAVVGALAAWLAAHRDFGAGLLAERPGSARGSASLGTSVGLAWRQQRGLWLSWVVGLVVLGATFGGMSREVRTMIASNPEIAEVVLGAIDDVVLGYLAYVVNFTGVVVGAYAVVSALRMRHEEAGGQTELVLATGVSRLRWMLGWVVVTWGATVSVLALAGLATGLTYGLVDDDLGQVDDLFRATLATAPAALLLASVVALLHGWLPRWAAWAWLPVVWAGIQAYLGDLLDFPEWVRGLSPYHHLALLPAEELALTPALVQLGIAVVLTAVGVVGLLRRDLG
- a CDS encoding heavy-metal-associated domain-containing protein: MSTATYTVSGMTCGHCVASVKEEVGEVPGVTDVEVVLETGQLTVTSDEPVDAAAVSAAVAEAGYQLV
- a CDS encoding DUF4162 domain-containing protein, which codes for MIDLLGRMRGGLDERRRDELIERFELDPTRKARAYSKGNRQKVALVAALAARVELYLFDEPTAGLDPIKEAEFQSCVHEMRAEGATVLLSSHILAEVEALADKVTIIREGRAVQSGTLAALRSHTRTTVVAETTRPAAELASLPGVHHLQAADGRLRMEVDSAELDRVLRSLADLGVVALQAHPPTLEELFLREYGDEVASS